In Planctomonas sp. JC2975, the genomic stretch TCTCTGGGAGCACGCCGGCGTCGAGCGGGATGCCGACGGCCTGCGCGCTGCGGCGTCGACGTTGAGCAACCTCGCCGCAGACGTCCACGCCCGCCGCGACGGCTCCCCGAGCTCGATCGCCGGTCAGGAGAACCGCAACCTCGTCACGCTCGGCTCGCTTCTGGTGCAGTCTGCGCTGAGCCGCGAGGAATCCCGCGGAGCCCACTTCCGCAGCGACTTCCCCGAGTCGGCCGCGGTTGCCGAACACACCATCGTCGCGAACAGGTTCGGCGAACCCGTACTGCGGACGTCGTCGCGCCTCGCCGGCGGGAACGTCAACGCGGTCGACGACGACAACGCGACATCCGCCCTGCAGGGCCTCATCCGAGAGGTGGTCGCCACGTGCTGACCCGACAGATCATCGACCGCATCGTCGGCGCCGCGCTCGACGAGGACGCGCCTTGGGGCGACATCACGAGCGAGTTGTTCATTCCGGCGGGGGCGACCGCGTCCGCCCGTCTGGTGGCCCGTGAGCCCGGCGTGTTCTCGGGCGGCGAGGTGCTCGTGCGAACGATGCGCGCCGTCGACGAGCGCATCCGCGTGAGCGTTCTCCTCGCCGACGGAGACCGCTTCGCGAAAGGACAGGCGCTGGCGGTCATCGCGGGGCCGGCCCGTGGCATCCTCCGCGGCGAACGCGTCGCGCTGAACCTCGTGCAGCGCATGAGCGGCATCGCAACGCTCACCTCGCGCTACGTCGAGCTCGCAGCCGGAACCGATGCCCGCATCGTCGACACTCGCAAGACCACGCCTGGCCTGCGCGCGCTCGAACGCCATGCCGTGGTCTGCGGTGGCGGACGCAACCACCGCAATTCGCTCTCGGATGCCGTCATGGCCAAGGACAAC encodes the following:
- the nadC gene encoding carboxylating nicotinate-nucleotide diphosphorylase yields the protein MLTRQIIDRIVGAALDEDAPWGDITSELFIPAGATASARLVAREPGVFSGGEVLVRTMRAVDERIRVSVLLADGDRFAKGQALAVIAGPARGILRGERVALNLVQRMSGIATLTSRYVELAAGTDARIVDTRKTTPGLRALERHAVVCGGGRNHRNSLSDAVMAKDNHLAVLTAGGRSVTDAIRAVRAQLGHTTHLEVEVDRMDQIEPVLAGGVDTIMLDNFTVDELRDGVALVNGRAIVEASGNVNLDTVAAIAATGVDVISVGALTHSVRSLDIGLDVDIDFDADADFEAEAVGIGYSGTARLPYDDEE